A stretch of the Lineus longissimus chromosome 12, tnLinLong1.2, whole genome shotgun sequence genome encodes the following:
- the LOC135496998 gene encoding leucine-rich repeat-containing protein 15-like: MIRSTLYLLATLLLATRFGTIDTSYTCPSTPGGRPCKCSKDFKNINCENVGLVDIPDNIPEPAETLNLGRNSFSVIQRGPFVKLKNLTQLDLRGSQLRTITVGAFHGLVNLKILFLTRNSLPRIEPSICDDLPMLQDLYLGQNKLSVIPDLGKCRDLKTLLLELNALTSPKFPDSFHSLTKLKSVGLSNNDLGAIAKDDFAPLLNSPITKISLSRDRLSSIEAGSFHYISDTLTSLKISYNSLSGEDIRNLCDDLGKGKQFTSLNFDGMSHFRDLPADTFRGFANSSLRQLSFRHTDSIEKLEEGTFVYLPKLYRLDIGYSKIQQIAPMAFRGLESLEELILNQNEISGLPHSLPISLKIVNLQDNSISKISDNFFAGMKNLWVLNLKNNNILKLDPHAFAGLEHLRYLNLSGNHIDGAGVQVFSPLRKLRSLSLKSNKITKIIKNPRIFEKLASLEYLDLSDNRCSALPALVFQNLKRLKILRLTNNDLGPQLRKDTKGELFAGLENLEELYIEKNDIQELTGDVFRHLKGAKMLELGENAISQWGTSTFLSQNSTLKHLNLSRNRIATINEPSLADLKLLTTLTLTANPFSCDCGLVWFRRWINSTNVTFPELELYTCNSPVNMAGIPLLKFDPDSLTCKDLFPYILGGSLGGFVILILVISLVMYRYRWFIKLRAYRIAKAVARHTRAPGYEPIPGDDLRFDAYISNHRDDRRFVLDELLQNYDNGNGYNGGFRLCFNERDFVPGEYDLTNVTENMSQSQRGLIVLSLQYIQDHFQDFELHLLLKEANLRAFGLIVIELEEIPPNRIPNGLRRIFEEGDHLSWSEDPNQQQLFRERLTNKLQRRPQRFVDAMAPAVQD, translated from the coding sequence gtcaACTTTGTACCTCCTTGCAACACTCCTCTTAGCGACTAGATTTGGAACTATCGACACTTCGTACACATGCCCATCGACCCCAGGTGGCAGGCCCTGCAAGTGCAGTAAAGACTTTAAGAACATCAATTGCGAAAATGTGGGCTTGGTTGACATCCCAGATAACATCCCAGAGCCCGCAGAGACGCTGAATCTCGGAAGGAACAGTTTCAGTGTCATCCAAAGAGGGCCATTTGTTAAgctgaaaaatctaacccaaTTAGATCTCCGGGGGAGTCAGTTGCGGACGATAACAGTTGGCGCTTTCCACGGGCTTGTTAATTTGAAGATACTGTTTTTGACAAGAAATTCACTGCCAAGAATTGAGCCGAGCATATGTGATGATCTGCCCATGCTCCAGGATCTATATCTCGGGCAGAATAAACTCTCGGTAATACCTGATCTGGGAAAGTGTAGAGACCTCAAGACTTTACTCCTCGAGCTGAACGCTTTAACAAGCCCTAAGTTTCCCGACAGTTTCCACAGTTTAACGAAGCTAAAAAGCGTTGGGTTGAGTAACAATGACCTTGGGGCTATCGCCAAGGACGATTTCGCTCCTCTGCTCAATTCGCCAATCACAAAAATATCGCTATCTCGTGATAGGTTGAGCTCGATTGAAGCTGGCAGCTTTCATTACATCAGCGACACATTGACGTCCTTGAAGATCTCTTACAATTCCTTAAGCGGCGAGGACATTCGGAATCTTTGTGATGATTTGGGGAAAGGGAAGCAGTTTACTTCATTGAACTTTGACGGCATGAGCCACTTCAGAGACCTACCTGCCGATACCTTCCGCGGGTTTGCAAATAGTTCCCTCCGGCAGTTGAGCTTCCGCCACACTGATAGCATTGAGAAACTCGAAGAAGGGACATTTGTGTATCTACCGAAATTATACAGATTAGACATCGGCTACAGTAAGATACAGCAGATCGCTCCGATGGCTTTCAGGGGTCTTGAGAGCCTTGAAGAGTTGATTCtgaatcagaatgaaataagtgGCCTACCGCACAGTTTGCCGATATCTTTGAAAATTGTGAATCTGCAGGATAACTCGATCTCGAAGATCTCTGATAATTTCTTTGCGGGGATGAAGAATCTCTGGGTGTTGAATCTCAAGAACAATAACATTCTGAAACTAGACCCTCACGCATTCGCTGGACTCGAGCACCTCAGGTATCTGAACCTCTCTGGTAACCACATAGATGGCGCGGGTGTACAAGTGTTCAGTCCGCTCAGAAAGCTACGGAGTTTGTCTCTGAAGAGTAACAAAATAACAAAGATAATAAAAAACCCGCGTATCTTTGAGAAGCTTGCGAGTTTGGAGTATTTGGATCTTTCGGACAATCGTTGTTCAGCCCTTCCCGCCCTCGTCTTTCAAAACCTGAAGCGGCTGAAAATCCTGAGACTGACGAATAATGATCTGGGACCGCAGTTGCGTAAGGATACAAAGGGGGAACTATTTGCTGGCTTGGAAAATCTGGAGGAACTGTACATTGAGAAGAACGACATCCAGGAGCTCACTGGTGATGTGTTTCGTCATTTGAAGGGCGCGAAAATGCTTGAATTGGGAGAGAACGCGATCTCCCAATGGGGAACATCCACTTTCTTGTCTCAGAACAGTACATTGAAACACCTAAACCTCAGCAGAAATCGCATTGCAACTATCAATGAACCGTCTTTGGCAGATTTGAAATTGCTAACGACTTTGACCTTGACTGCGAACCCCTTCTCGTGTGACTGCGGATTGGTGTGGTTCCGGCGATGGATCAACTCAACCAATGTCACCTTCCCCGAACTCGAGTTGTACACCTGCAACTCTCCTGTGAACATGGCCGGAATCCCTCTACTAAAGTTCGATCCAGATTCCCTGACATGCAAGGATCTATTCCCGTACATCCTCGGTGGGTCGCTAGGAGGCTTTGTGAtactcattttggtcatttcGCTCGTGATGTACCGCTATCGGTGGTTTATAAAGCTTCGCGCCTACAGAATCGCTAAAGCTGTCGCAAGGCACACCCGAGCACCTGGGTATGAACCGATTCCTGGCGATGACCTCAGATTTGACGCCTATATCTCAAACCACAGAGATGACAGGCGGTTTGTCTTGGATGAACTACTTCAGAACTACGACAATGGCAATGGTTACAATGGTGGGTTTCGATTATGCTTTAATGAGCGCGACTTCGTGCCCGGAGAATACGACCTAACCAATGTGACAGAAAACATGAGCCAGAGCCAGCGCGGTTTGATCGTACTGAGCCTGCAATACATCCAGGATCACTTCCAAGACTTCGAGCTCCATCTGCTCTTAAAAGAGGCAAACCTGCGCGCTTTCGGCTTGATTGTAATCGAACTTGAAGAGATCCCGCCCAACAGGATCCCGAACGGGCTTCGCCGAATCTTCGAAGAAGGCGACCATCTCTCTTGGTCCGAGGATCCGAATCAGCAGCAACTCTTCCGCGAGAGGCTAACCAACAAACTGCAGCGACGTCCCCAAAGGTTCGTTGATGCGATGGCTCCTGCTGTCCAAGATTAA